A genomic region of Ignavibacteria bacterium contains the following coding sequences:
- a CDS encoding MFS transporter codes for MELFERVAYYGQATILSVFLRDHMKFDEVTAGTLSSTFGGLIYFLPIFAGALADKFGFRKSFSIAFSVLAIGYFLIGSTGMTAFNSIYSDVDKFWLLMLILIFTAIGGSFIKPSVLGTIALTSSEETKSLGYAIYYWLVNIGAALGPAIAFLVRDKFGIEFVYVVSAASCLLMFISTQIFYREPEKKLAEKAPSLVQIIKNLLLVLRNLRFMIFLLIFSLFWIMFWQIFVIVPYFIVDHIDKNAPFEIIESMGAWSIIFLQLIVNRLTKNIPTIQAIISGFFFSSFSWIVMLIYPSIPTFIAGIVVFSIGEMTQAPRYYEYIADLAPKGQEALFQGFAFLPISIGWLVGGTFGGWLYKTFGKVDETHSTLFLILFGIGMIATALMYLYHLWVKRSLKNV; via the coding sequence ATGGAACTTTTTGAAAGAGTTGCTTATTACGGTCAGGCAACCATTTTAAGTGTTTTTCTTCGTGATCATATGAAATTTGATGAAGTAACTGCAGGAACGCTTTCTTCAACCTTTGGAGGATTGATTTACTTCCTTCCAATTTTTGCTGGAGCGCTTGCAGATAAATTTGGTTTCAGAAAATCATTCTCAATTGCTTTTTCTGTCTTAGCTATTGGTTATTTTTTGATTGGCTCAACTGGAATGACGGCATTTAATTCAATTTATTCCGATGTTGATAAATTCTGGTTATTGATGTTGATTTTAATTTTCACTGCTATTGGTGGTTCATTTATTAAACCGAGTGTTCTCGGAACAATTGCTTTAACTTCGTCAGAAGAAACGAAATCGCTTGGTTATGCAATTTATTACTGGCTTGTAAATATTGGTGCCGCTCTGGGACCAGCTATTGCTTTTTTAGTTAGAGATAAATTTGGAATTGAGTTTGTTTATGTTGTATCTGCGGCAAGTTGTCTTCTAATGTTCATTTCAACTCAAATCTTTTATCGTGAACCTGAAAAAAAATTAGCCGAAAAAGCACCGAGCTTGGTTCAGATAATTAAAAATCTTTTGCTTGTTTTAAGGAATTTGAGATTTATGATTTTCCTTCTGATCTTCTCACTTTTCTGGATAATGTTCTGGCAGATTTTTGTTATTGTTCCTTATTTCATTGTTGATCATATAGATAAAAATGCACCGTTTGAGATAATTGAATCAATGGGTGCCTGGTCAATTATTTTCTTGCAATTGATTGTCAATCGTTTAACTAAAAATATTCCAACCATTCAAGCAATAATTTCAGGATTTTTCTTTTCAAGTTTCTCGTGGATTGTGATGTTAATTTATCCTTCAATTCCCACATTCATCGCAGGAATTGTTGTGTTCTCAATTGGTGAGATGACGCAGGCTCCAAGATATTATGAATACATTGCCGATCTCGCTCCCAAAGGTCAGGAAGCACTTTTTCAGGGATTCGCATTTCTGCCGATTTCAATTGGCTGGTTAGTCGGAGGCACTTTTGGAGGTTGGCTTTATAAAACTTTTGGAAAAGTTGATGAAACACATTCAACGCTCTTTTTGATTTTATTCGGAATTGGAATGATTGCAACTGCTTTGATGTATTTATATCATTTGTGGGTTAAAAGATCATTAAAAAATGTTTGA
- a CDS encoding aminopeptidase P family protein: MNLKAIQQELRKANLDGWLFYDFHNRDPLAYKILGLENKHTTRRWFYFIPAKGEPKKLVSAVESTKLDSLPGKKFVYLPYEEQHKLLKKILGSSKKIAMQYSPKNNIPYVSLVDAGTIELIKSFGIKVVSSADLISIFEALIDDNGYRLHKEAQRDIDEIRKLAFQKIREAINSGQKLTEYELQQFIMEKFREKNLYTNAEPIVGINDHPADPHFEPKPDGYYFKEGDTVLIDLWAKKNVEGGIYYDITWVGYVGQNPPEKYVRIFEVAKNARDAAIKFIQESLSKKKKIYGWQVDDVCRNVIKKAGLGKYFIHRTGHSIGEETHGNGPNIDNLETKDERELMPGCLFSIEPGIYLPGEMAVRTEVNVFIHKNYTAEVTGEIQTDLVLI, translated from the coding sequence ATGAACCTCAAAGCAATTCAACAGGAGCTCAGAAAGGCAAATCTTGATGGTTGGTTATTTTATGATTTCCATAATCGTGACCCGCTTGCTTATAAAATCTTAGGACTTGAAAATAAACACACCACTCGCAGGTGGTTCTATTTTATTCCTGCCAAAGGTGAACCAAAAAAATTAGTTTCTGCTGTCGAATCAACAAAACTTGATTCATTACCCGGCAAAAAGTTTGTCTACCTACCTTATGAAGAACAACATAAGCTTCTGAAGAAAATTTTAGGTTCATCAAAAAAAATTGCAATGCAATATTCTCCTAAAAATAATATCCCCTATGTTTCACTTGTTGATGCAGGCACAATTGAATTGATAAAAAGTTTTGGAATTAAAGTAGTTTCTTCTGCTGATCTGATTTCAATATTCGAAGCTTTAATTGATGATAATGGTTACAGGCTTCACAAAGAAGCTCAACGAGATATTGATGAAATCAGAAAACTTGCTTTTCAGAAAATTAGAGAAGCAATCAACTCAGGGCAGAAACTTACTGAATATGAACTTCAACAATTCATTATGGAAAAATTTAGAGAAAAAAATCTTTATACTAATGCGGAACCTATCGTAGGAATAAATGATCATCCAGCTGATCCTCACTTTGAACCAAAGCCTGATGGATATTACTTCAAAGAGGGTGATACAGTTTTAATAGATCTCTGGGCAAAGAAAAATGTAGAAGGTGGAATTTATTATGACATAACCTGGGTTGGATATGTGGGACAAAATCCACCAGAAAAGTATGTAAGAATTTTTGAAGTTGCAAAGAATGCACGGGATGCTGCAATTAAATTTATTCAGGAAAGTCTGAGTAAAAAGAAAAAAATTTATGGCTGGCAGGTTGATGATGTTTGTCGAAATGTTATTAAAAAAGCAGGTTTAGGAAAATATTTTATCCACAGAACAGGACACTCAATTGGAGAAGAAACTCACGGGAATGGACCAAACATTGACAATCTCGAAACGAAAGATGAAAGAGAATTGATGCCGGGATGTCTGTTTTCGATTGAACCAGGAATTTATTTGCCAGGTGAGATGGCTGTAAGAACAGAAGTCAATGTCTTCATTCATAAAAATTATACCGCAGAAGTAACTGGTGAAATTCAAACAGATTTAGTTCTCATCTGA